The genomic DNA tttattatattgaatacatatgttttctgttacttgtgttctaaatcgatttgattgtattctacactgtattcaacccccttctacagtgttgtgtgacctaacatacaccacattgaatatattatttatattaaatcaaatttagtaTTTTATTTTTCTGTGTCACTACTCGACTAATCCAATTCATTGTTCTAAAACTCGAACGTTTTAGCCAAGATATCGACCAAGTACACATAATTGAACTTATTCACGAGCTAATTTTTCTTTAGTCGGATAAAACCCGATTTTGAGTCTAGCTTGGGCCAAACTTGTATCTACTCGGGTTAAACATTAAGAAGTTTAAAAATATATAGAAGGTAAAAAATATTAAACCTACACAATTACCTTAATTATTTAAGAGTTTTACAAAATTTACTCACTCATCTCGTTGTGTAATCTATATATGCCcgattttatataaaattaacatTTTTACCTCCGTAAtgaattatagttaatatttttTTATGTTATCTAGGAGTAcgtaatatataattttttatgtGATACATATCTATACTAAGGGTATCTCCAATCACATCTTTATATGCCATATTACTTCATTTCTTACTCTATAGATGAAGTTATGAGGCTCCAACGATAAATTTCCCTATCTTTATAGATAAAGGAAAGCACCGTGcaacttcaaatttggagttacACTATAGATATGAAGATATTGATTTTAGAATAAACCCTCTCACATATTTTTATATCATGCAGGTCTAACTCCCTgtgtattttaaaattatttaattattgcACATAGTGATTATGTAGATTTATAGTAAAATTTGAAGGAATGGTTGGAGATGAAATGGaaatataagtaaaaaaaaaGGTGAATTTGAAGATAAGTTATTTTGAAATAGAGGAATGCTTGGATATGACCtaatgaattatttttaaagttaaagttttaatatatttgatttttttttaattcgaGTACTCATTCCAAGTACTCCCGGATTAAACCGGATACTTTTGACTCAACAAACACACAAGTCAAactgaataaaacataattatgaTTTACTCCTCATCTAGTTGTGTAATCTATATATGCCCgattttatacaaaattaacATTTTTACCTCCGTAAtgaattatagttaatatttttTTCTGTTATATAGGAGTACGTATATAATAATGATAACAATAAGAGTACTACATATTGTTTCGATTGGTTTCATCTTTAAaagtaatatataattttttatgtGATACATATCTATACTAAGGGTATCTCCAATCACATCTTTATATGCCATATTACTACATTTTTTACTCTTTAGATGAAGTTATGAGGCTCCAACGATGAATTTCCCTGTCTTTATAGATAAAGGAAAGCATCGTGCAACTCCAAATTTGGAGTTACACTGTAGATACGAAGATATTGGTTTTAGAATAAACCCTCTCACATATTTGTATATCATGCAGGTCCAACTCTCTAtgcattttaaaattatttatttattgcatATAGTGATTAAGTAGATTTAGAGTAAAATTTGAAGGAATGATTGGAGATGAAATGGAAATATAAGTAAAAAAAGGTGAAATTTGAAGATAAGATATTTTGAAATAGAGGAATGCTTGGAGATGACCTAATGAATTATTTTTtaaagttaaaattttaatatatttgatttttttaattcGAGTAATCATTCCAAGTATTCCTGGTTCAAACCGGATACTTTTGACTCAACAAACACACAAGTCAAACTGAATAAAACgaaattatgattttttgaaaacAAATCCAAAAAAGTATAATAAatgtttatatttttaaaatatattttaaaatataattgatatatatatatatattagtgtgTGTATAACTACAAATTTAAATTGCAGTTATATAATTGTATAAACTAtcattttatttactcaaaagttAAAATTAAAAAAAGAGAAAATATAATTTGTTTAACAaaacttttaaaataaaatcaaaattcaTTATAGCACCATGGTTCTAAGATAAAATTCAGTTACGGGTTCGATTCTCGATTCCAACACAATTTCAATACATTTTTTGCTTAAATAACAAAATGGTGGCATTTATGAAATTTTAGAATAAAGTTGCAAAAACTTAAAAAGCGGAGTCACGTAAATAATATAAACCAACATTTCATTTCCTCAAAAgttaaagtaataaaaatatattttgataAAAGGAGATGATGTTATCTAATAAGAATTTTAATTTGCACTTAAAAAGTTATATATCATAATGGTAGTGACATGAAATTTTTAAGTAGGAGTAAGGGGATTCCTTTTTGATACACAAATTTTActtatttttaacaaaaattgtGTAAGAGTGacatttttatatttttcaaCATAAAAAGGCAAAATCGTGATTTCACAACCATTAAAATGAGACTTGGAGATGGTCTAAGGAAGAGTTTTTAAAATTAActttttaatatattttgatttttttgatcCGATTACTTATTCCAAGTATTCCCGGATTAAACCGAATACTTTTGATTCGATAAGCACACAAGTCAAACTAAATTAAATGAAATTATGTGTTTTTGAAAACAAATCCCAAAAAGGTATAAAAagaatttaattttataaaacataTATCATAACAATTACAAAATAACCcgcaagggttgactcagttggttaaagagaggaaaactaacctcttggtcacaggttcgaatcccacgggaggagaatttatgattatgcctcatgagccagagcctgtcgcttaaatgcggtttaccttggttcacgtggtttgcaggctattacatGAACCCGTatggtttacccagtgcgcacccgaagggtagcggctgcgggttacctacgataaaaaaaaaacAATTACAAAATAATTGATATATATGTGTGCGTTTATCCACTCAAAAGTTAAAGTAATAAAAAATATAGTTTGATAAAAGGAGAGGATGGTTTATTTAATAAGAATTTTAATTTATACTCAAAAAATTTGTTAGTAGGATGTAATAGGTTCGATTCCTATTGAATACACCATTTTTAgttatttttaacaaaaattgtgtaaaaatgacatttttataattttccaaAATAAAAGGATAAAATCGTAATTTCAAAGTTATTAAATTGATTATTTTTACAGTAAGAGAAGAGAAGTaacattaaatttttattcacaaaaataaaattgtaaaaaaaagtatagaactatattttatatgcaccttaaaatacgtgtcgaaaactgtctaaaaaatgtaaacaattgaaagggagTAATAGATCAGAGATGAGAGATATATATTACAGATATGGGAGAGGAGTCGTTTGATTAATATTTTAGGGTTTGGTTTAGTTTTCCCCTTTCTCTCTGCCTCCAAATCACAGCCATGGCCCTCTCAAAGACAAGTATCTCGAATCCGAATCTGATGAATGAGTTTGAGAAACGAATTGAATTCATCCGCAGTACCTACGATGACACACAGCTCCAGGAATTGGTGAAATTTTTGGACCAATCTTTGGTTTCGGTGGTATGTTTTTTGTGGATTACTATGTTCACTTTCGATTATGTTGTTGTTGTCTTTTTGATTAGTTATCCTTTCAATTATGTTGTTGTCCTTTTGATTATTTGTAACTGTGGATGAGAAAGAAGACCTATTTCTAGGGTTTTATTTGCTATGTGAATGTTTTAATCTAACCGTCTTAACAATGTTAGGTGTTAAGTCACTCACATGTAGTATGTATTTTCTTTATCTTCCCAACAGAAAGAAACTACTCCGTCTCCAAAGAAATCATTTTTATATCTCTACGTACAGAGATGTGAAAGACTGAGCCGTTTGAATCTCACTAAATTATCCGAGGCCCCTGTTTTCGAGCTTGTTTGTGATTTTCAACGCTCCCATCCCCGCACCTGCTTAAGCCCGGTTGTCTGTTTTGACGTTGAGTCTGATTTTTTTATGGTGGGGGATGTCTTTATCCGTCACAAGCAGAGGCCAAAGTTGCCTCCCCAACCCCCCTTTTTGGACGTCCTTTCCGTTGACACTGTCAAGTCTCCGTCATTCATCCCCTGCCCTCCTACCATTGCTCCTCGATTAGCCGGTCCAAAGGTCGATCCAGTTGTTGTTACTCTTCGTGGGAAAGTATATGTTCTGGCCCTACAGCCATACCCTGATCAGCCCAGTTTCGAGGTCTTCGCTGATGGAAAGTGGGAAACTCTGCCTCCTCCACCCTTTTTACGATGCACTGAAGGTGACAACTACGAGGACGCATATCTTGTAGCATTCCGGAACTCCTTTCTGTCCCTCTATGCCTGGGACCACAAGATTGTTGTTTGTCTTGGGAAGGGCATGTCTTACTGTTTTGACACAAAAGCATGTAAATGGACAGATATGCGGCACATCTATAAGGATAGCAAGGTGCAACCTGTTCTGCAATGTGTTGCTGAATACGACAAGTTTCTAATTGCCAAGCCTTTCCTTTCTGAAGAGCTTCTTGTTTATGAGCTGGATGCAGATGGTTTCCCACAATTTTATCAGAATCTAGATGGGCTTGAGGAGGTGTTTGCTGATTCCCGCATCAAAAGTTCCTCCAATGCCTTTATCATCCCATTAGATGATGATGCCGGAAAATTTTGCTTCATCTGTTCGGGCCCGGCCCCCTGCACCGACTTGGATAGGAACCTTGACTTCTTTTTGCGTGTAGCCGTGATTCGGATGACCATCTCAAACCTTGACGGCAAGAAGAAACTCACTGCAGTGCTCGAGGCCTATCAAATTTATCCTTTTTATAGACTAGCGAGTTCATCATTGCAGCAAGATATTTGCTCGGCTTTCCTCAAGTAAGAAAATATCTTCTGATTCTTTGATTGATAGTTATCCTCTGTTTTCATTGAGTTGTGATGTAGTGAGACTTGAGTTGTGATCTAGTGAGACAGTTCTTATTGTATTTTGTGAACTATTTAAAGCAATGTCTTTCTTTTTTTATGGTATCTGCGTCTCTACAACTCTTATTGAGCTCTCAATCAGTTGAGCAAGTCTTGAGCATGTAAAGCTTTTAGGATTTTATTGGTCAATAGTAGAGTGTGTCTTTGAGTTGCATGTTAGGGTTTGTTGATATCTTTCTCTTCCATTTTATATCCCTGAAATTCAAGATTCTCATCTCGCTGGCCTTTCTCATTTTGTAGGCGTGATACTTTGAGTCTGGATAATCTAAAGGCTGATCGAAGCTTGGGCAGGCCGTGCTTGGATTGATTGATTCGTTGCCTCTTTGCAATCAGTTATGGTCCATGAGTTGTTTAACATCACTTAAATTTCGTTGTATTATTAAGAGTATGCACGATACTTATATATAATTGATAGATGTTCCTTTGTGCACCACACAATACTTATTTATAACTGGAACTGGAAAATGTTCCTGTGTCGCTGCTTTGCATTTTCTTGTCTATGATCTGAATTTGGAACTCTATATTGCAAATGCAGCGTGGCAAAAATATTCTCTGTTGTGAATGTTAGGCAGTTTAAGTATAAGTACTCTTTTTTAAAGATTCGATCTGTGTTTGAAAGAAACATGTGGTTATTTTTTACCGGTACCTGATGAGATTAGAGCCATCAATAATGTTTTTTTTGGTTGCAATATTTTTAGAGTTGGCCAGTATTTTTCTTCATATTATCTATACCTAGACCTGGCAATTTTGGACACGACACGACTTACATGACACGAAACGACACGAAAAtttagtgatgtgtttgcatttttagtacacgacacgaaagtacacgaacacgaaagtacacggtcgagatttagtgtcggttttgtGTTTAACCTTCGATTACACGACACGATACGAAGTATacgacataaataaatattataattaaattttaatatttatatatatatatgtaaaattataataaatttatgcatatttatttttaaaatattatttgatttcattatattgtatataattgagatctaaatatatattttacatatattttataattttttttacctaaaaatcttatattttaatttaaattaatattaaatttaatatatattaatattcaattaacacgacatacacgaaacgacacgaaacgaaagtacaTGAACACGAATGTACACGAACGCTAAACATGTCGGTTTTGTGTTTGACATTCAAGTATAcgaaacacgaaaatacacgacacgaaagGTTGGTGCTGTTACATAATATTCTTCTTGCTTGTTGAAGTACAAAGGCCAAGGCTCTTGAGAGAGCATCTCCAACGTGTTGTCCATAATCATTGGCTAAAATGATATAAAATACTGATTATGTCGAACCTGgtatgttattattatttttagttgTTATAAATGGTATTTTGGCCATTTCTCCCAACTCTGTTATTTTGGGCATTACTTGTGGGTTTTGCGGCATCTGGGGCCTCTTCATTCCTGCCTCCTTTCAAATGTTATCTTTGATGATGTTCAGATAGAGCTGATGCCAGTGCTCTGTACAAGATGATTGAGAAACTTCAACTAAAACTTTGCTATCCATTTTCACTCGATCTGATGCGTACCCGAGAAACTATTTTAAAGGTATGTCTCGTGATTTTAGTTGTGTGGATTAACTCTCAAGTCTAACCATCGATTCTGGTGTACACATGTAGACTATACTGCTCTTAAACATATTTCGTTGAGGAATATGCTGATGTATTGTGGCTACATTATCTATTCAAGTCTGCGATGgatttgttttttttttcatATGATCTTTTATCCAAACTGTACCTTTTATATGCCATTCTTGCTTCTCGGAACTAAAATATATTGACTAGGGATTTTACCTTATACGGGAGGGTATTTAAAGATTTTCATTAGCTTTATTTCTTTTTTGAATCATTCTTTGTGTCATATTTGTCCTATATATTTCTTCTGTGATAAAACATGATTTATATGTCTTCCTAGATATTAATGGAGCTTCAAGACTGGGAAGAAGCACTAGCTTACTGCAAAATGCAAATTAACAATTCCAGTTTATGAGAGTATGTTATCTTTTTCTGCCAGAATTCTATTAAAGTCATCAAATTTAATCTCAACCCTGGTTGATACTTGCTATTTTTGTCTGTGAGGATTGCCTTTGCAAACTTATACACACTTATGACATTTTCATAGTTTTCTCATCGACTTGACAAATGCTGTATCACCCTCCATAGAAGCAACACAATTGCATTTGCTTTATATCATCTCGGAAACTCAGATTTAAGGATTTTTCCTTCATTAACTGAATTCTTGAAGAGTTCCTTTgcattatttattttttataccTATATCATTGCCTGCGTAATCAATCCGAAACATTGTGTATTAAAGTCACTTGAAGATTAGCTCATTCCGCTTGATGAAAGTACTATGCATTGTTCTTGTAGTGTAGAAGTGTTCGATATcttgttaattattaatttagCTAAAAGTGCCCGCACAGCTTATACATGTATACATCTGTAAGCTGTATACATGTAGACTGAACTTTGGTAATTGAGTTTAAAACAAGGGCAGTCTTAGCATTACTTAGTTTCTCACTCATTTTATTTTATAAACAGGTTAATTGACCCCCTTTTCTTGTTCCTCTTAGAAGTTTCTTATCCTAAAACTGGAACATATAGAAGAAGAAAAAGTTAACACCTTTATTTTTATAATTGTCAAACTTATTAGTTTATGTATTGTCTTTCTTTCCAAAACAGGAGTCTACCAGAAAAACCATCTGTTGCTTGAATTACAATATTATACCTGCAGGAAACTTGAATGGTACCTTTAGATACATTTCTTTTTTTCTTCAAGATCATAAAATTTTAGGCATGATAGTTTTGTTGGCCTTGCATAAAGGAAATTACAGTTCCGCCTATTAATTATCTTTCATGTttgttttgtattagatctaaGATTTGAAATATGACCATACAATTGAAACAGCCATATCAATTTTTCGATTACTGAAGATCTAAAAATTTCATAAATATACCTACTCCATTCGAGGTTCAGCCCTAACATTTGGCAATATACCTACTCCATTAGAGGCCCTTTATTTAAAAAGTGTTGCAACATTTTTTGTAGTGGGTACAAGTAAGTACAGTAGGAGCTAATATGTGGAACAGAGAACTCCAATGAATCTAATAATAGAAAAAGGAACTAATATGTGGAACAGAGCTAATCATGCCGCAGTAGGATTTATCATCCTACTGCGGCATGATTTAATTCTTTACCCAGTCTTGTCCTTCCAGTTCCTATTGCGATTACTGTATAGCCTAAACATTTTCCCCGCTAATGTGTCGTTCACGTTGACATGATATTAAGTAATACTCATCAGAGATTGGACCAAGCGCAGAGCCTACCATTTTAAACTGAAGAAGAAACCGAAATTTTAATAAGAGATTCTTTTTGAAAAAGATGACACGGTCTTAGCTTCTGTAGAGATACATGCAAGTTAGTAATTTCTGCAACAATCTGTATTTAAGGACACATTAAATAAATATATTGATTAATTAAAAAGAAAAGTCTAAATTGCTAAACTAATACAAAGAAAAGGAGAATCAAATTGAATAAAAGTCTAAATTGATAAACTAATACAAAGAAAAGGAGAATCAAACTGAATACGACCATATAAATAAATTAGAGGCGTCTAAAATGGCGAAATGCATACTTACCAATAAATAGTAGAAAGATAACCGAAAGTGCTAGCCTCATCCGATCGAACGGAAAAAAGATTTGATTAACAAAGAAACAAATTTTAGTGTCAAATAACTTTAAAAAGTGTAGCAGCAACTCTGCTAGGTAGGGGTGTAGATCTTATTTCGGTCGATCTGAACCGATTTTTTTAACCCGATACATAtttgggttgaaaaaatgtcaacccgaTTAAATTGGGTTGGATAtatgttttgatatttttaaatcGATCCAAACCAACCCgataaaaaatatatttacaCGTTAATCTGTTAATTTTATAATTGTGAATATGTTCATGCCTAATAGATAGGCTCTTATAACATCAGTCCTCAATGTTTAAAAAATATGCTACTTTTTGTTTGAGTTCAATATTTAAAGAATTTTTTAAAGACTAAAAGGGTGTATTGAACTGggattttaaatgatttttttttcatTCAGGAAATCTTGGTGTATTCAACTGGGATTTTAAAAAATGTATCAGAATTTTATGTTATTcaactatgattttaaaattatgcTACAAATCTGATGATATTCAATCAAGATTTTAaaaaaatctgatggtattcaactgagattatttaaaatccattaaaatctgatggtattcacaTGCTGACGGATTTTTTTGGGCTTCATGAAACGATGATTTTTGTGGGATTATTCAATGTATTTTATGGTTTTTGAAATCCCACCATAATTTATGAGATTTTGAAAGATTGTGTTTAAATCCCAACGACTCTTCATCAACTCTACGACACTCTATGACATTTTATCTAGAATCTGCTGAAAATCAAAATCATATATAATCCATTAAAATCCATGAATTATATATAATGCATTAAAATCCAAGTTTAATACACCCCCTAAGTACTGTATTATCACTCTATTTTGGATGCTCAAGTCATATCTGACATGGATGATTGTAATATTTTGTTGAACTATTTTCAAGTATTTTAAACTTTGAGACTTTCTTCTTTATTTTATAATGATTAATATCAGTTTTAATATTTACTAAACCGATCAAACTGATCCAAATCGAAGTATtacaaattggtttgggttaCAAATTTAAACGATTCGGTTTGagttgaaattttataaaacccgaattaatcgggttGGGTTAATAAATTCTCTCAAAATGCCCAACCCGATCTGCGTACATTCCTACTACTAGTTATCTAACCAGTGATAATACTTGAAATATAGATCAAGgtatgtgttaggtcacacacactgtaaaagggggttgaatacagtgtttactacaatcaaatcaaatattaaaactcaagtaacaaaacacaaattttattcaacacaataaactctgttacaaagaactattctctctcagtgatgaacaaattatcacgagagctgctagggttataatgaataataatctcgattaagataacacatatagtgtaaaccctatgctgtgtttatatactacacagttacaagataatcttctaattgatttcgaatataattctgcttcctaatatatatcaatcagttatcttttcttccaagtattctattccttatagaattcttctccatgcatatctcttcttgtttcagtctcgatcttctttcctttcaatcagccgccttccttatctgaacgtctctttaagtcctgatattatctcctgataaatatctcccgataacttaagttctgacaacttaagttctgatatcttaagtcctgacctcagtataagtactgatttccagttaaatactgatttgtcctgttaagtaagatctgaaaactaaacacaaatcttattagacatgacatcacaaatatatctaacagtatgGATGCACAAAAAATATAAGTTACAACAGCAGTTGGGCTCTAAAAGGGAATTCCCAACAATAATACCAGATTCGCATAGCAGCTTGTTGTGCACGCGCAACTTGATTTCATTAGAACgtgttatgcccaaaatttggtataAATGTAATTCGGGTCAAAAGCGGgtcaattaaataaaattaggaTATTAATGACATTATAGAGGAAAAATAGGGCGAGCCCACTTTCCCCAAGAATCAAGGGCGCACCCTCAGTCATAAACGGATCGAGGCGCCTTGATAATTTGAGGCGCGCCCTAAGAATCTGTACAAATAGGAGACTTGGACTTCAAGAGCACACCTATTATGCTGTTGATGATCAGGGCGTGCCTTCTGTTGAAATTTATTGAAACGGTCCTAACACATAGAAGCGTTAGGGCGCACCCTCGTCAAATGAGATGGATTAAGAGACGATTTCAACATCTTACTTGGACGAGTTCTTTGAAAACTCTGAGGAAGAAGACTattattactaacatatttgCTGCAGACACTCTATTGAAGAATTCCTTTCTATAATGCAATCACAGAAAGAaggtgtccgtggtcagagacctccagggtaTGCCTGGACAGAAGGCCTCCTCATGTGGTCAATgagtgtcctcgttggggatgtggggtaaattctggtgtgttctttgggagctctgtttctgtagtcaacgggtgtcctcgttgggagactttgtAGTATCCTGCACATTGCACCCAAAAACCTGGGATCACTTGTCCtacaatctggtaggggctccttatccgaggacaaggatgcgtccaacatttgggctgaaacacggctatacctgcgtccacggattAGAGAAACAACTGGTAGCAGAAGGTTATCCTTGGTCAGGAAGATGCCTTATTCCCAAAGTCTTGAAGCTGTGGACGAGctttgggcctttgtggttgggtctCATCGACGAACATTCCTAAAACTcgtagaagacggtttccagtaggtttcctactgggcctcgggataagaggTCTAAACCCATTAGGTTTGTTGTTCCCCAAaaactacgttggcttgattccctataaatagggatacatAGGTAAATTGGAAGGGGTCAGAAGTTGAGTGCGCAAAAGCGCAAAGttaacagcttcagtctgtacatccttcagaatttaagcagttgtagatcttgacttgacTTCAATTTATGATCTCTTTAATATCAAGAGGTATTTTGAGATAGCTCTTCaacagacatctctcagcatattcaagttcattgaccattctccttttagcatttttcaattcaactgtatcttcaccagtttgaaagatagcagccctgagatcatttattttagctttccttatatcctgatctagtctgatgatataggctttatcagactctagattgaattcaagtcccttaataccagaaaatgtagtgatgattttagcagtattaagcttcatttcaacaatttctccactgtgagatctgtactttagacagtatgggctgtcagactttatagagtaaagcttcttctgtctttgaatatttgattttaaacaccctgcagcaccatctgttgatctgtttttcacttgaagcagaaatagaacatgttccagttcttcaaaatacttcaatgaaattgcattctccctgatctggaataccctcccatctgtcataaagtataacatgatatcttctttcaaaacagagtggtaaaccatttgtacagattcaagttgattcaatctctcaggagttgctcctacacctggttcacttaaagaggttggatcattggtagtattgtgtactctcttctctttagaactacctaatcctgatttgtctcttgcttcctttcctgtaacaactcttgcttcaaaaccacttgatgtagtcatcaaaggttgagtttgttgagctttggtgaatcttGGTAGTAGcatttttgaaggtttaacatgagcaatgtcagaggtttccttttccttatcttctgatatcaagccaacttgagctatgtcataGGTTGCTTCCTTCACCGTAATatcaaaatttactaagttctgatcttgaacaacatgagctctgtcagaggttgtttgaatatcctttttcttcaaaatcagactagcatcttcatcagatttttcTTTCagatccatgactggcatatatacctttacaggttcatcaattttttcttttcccttagatcttggatctacctccacttgtgatttggctttggttgcctcagaatttgtcctctccttaatcacaatacccttaggttttggaagtttcttttcaacaacagaagctttaaacttggagttgactttttctgcttttagtctagcttcttcttcctttagactttcaaagtccattcctggattttctttgagaaataatctctttgaaatttcttcatcaagctccagatgtccagtagaacttatccttttaccagt from Apium graveolens cultivar Ventura chromosome 5, ASM990537v1, whole genome shotgun sequence includes the following:
- the LOC141724919 gene encoding uncharacterized protein LOC141724919, producing MALSKTSISNPNLMNEFEKRIEFIRSTYDDTQLQELVKFLDQSLVSVKETTPSPKKSFLYLYVQRCERLSRLNLTKLSEAPVFELVCDFQRSHPRTCLSPVVCFDVESDFFMVGDVFIRHKQRPKLPPQPPFLDVLSVDTVKSPSFIPCPPTIAPRLAGPKVDPVVVTLRGKVYVLALQPYPDQPSFEVFADGKWETLPPPPFLRCTEGDNYEDAYLVAFRNSFLSLYAWDHKIVVCLGKGMSYCFDTKACKWTDMRHIYKDSKVQPVLQCVAEYDKFLIAKPFLSEELLVYELDADGFPQFYQNLDGLEEVFADSRIKSSSNAFIIPLDDDAGKFCFICSGPAPCTDLDRNLDFFLRVAVIRMTISNLDGKKKLTAVLEAYQIYPFYRLASSSLQQDICSAFLKRDTLSLDNLKADRSLGRPCLD